In one Carassius carassius chromosome 48, fCarCar2.1, whole genome shotgun sequence genomic region, the following are encoded:
- the LOC132131901 gene encoding transforming protein RhoA-like codes for MAAIRKKLVIVGDGACGKTCLLIVFSKDQFPEVYVPTVFENYVADIEVDGKQVELALWDTAGQEDYDRLRPLSYPDTDVILMCFSIDSPDSLENIPEKWTPEVKHFCPNVPIILVGNKKDLRHDEHTRRELFKMKQEPVKPEEGRDMANRICAFGYMECSAKTKDGVREVFEMATRAALQARKGKKNNKCLLL; via the exons ATGGCGGCGATCCGTAAGAAGCTGGTGATCGTTGGAGACGGTGCGTGTGGGAAGACCTGTCTGCTCATCGTCTTCAGTAAAGACCAGTTCCCCGAGGTCTATGTGCCCACCGTCTTCGAGAACTACGTGGCCGACATCGAGGTGGACGGCAAGCAG GTGGAGCTAGCGCTGTGGGACACGGCGGGTCAGGAGGACTACGACCGGCTGCGACCGCTCTCGTACCCAGACACCGACGTCATCCTCATGTGCTTCTCCATCGACAGCCCCGACAGCCTGG AGAACATTCCTGAGAAATGGACTCCGGAGGTCAAGCATTTCTGCCCCAATGTTCCCATAATCCTGGTGGGCAACAAGAAGGACCTGCGCCACGACGAACACACGCGCCGGGAGCTCTTCAAGATGAAGCAG GAGCCCGTCAAACCGGAGGAGGGCCGAGACATGGCCAACCGCATCTGTGCCTTCGGATACATGGAGTGCTCCGCCAAAACCAAGGATGGTGTGCGGGAGGTGTTCGAGATGGCCACCAGGGCGGCGCTGCAGGCCCGCAAGGGCAAGAAGAACAACAAGTGCCTGCTGCTGTAA
- the LOC132131900 gene encoding transmembrane protein 43: MTETFSGEQHTRVHADRSPGFLERLSASTGGVIAGVCLFALSFYVLFTNEGRAVRTASALDEGLKQVVSLHTDVTLDPQNDGRLVHLSGPLRTAQPLYDPNYSVTVQAVKLKRQVEMYQWVEYSESRDYEENGEKKTETTYTYNTEWRSKVISSRHFDKEVGHMNPSAMAVESVTVVAPDVWVGNLFLSKGLVEQINDFHTLSLQGLPVPVMNNFLTVYDDYFYHTTNPRRPEVGDVRIRFTYAGLSGDGVYPGPAHKVSVVAMQRGDQLKPFRTRSGDVLEILYMGDLSAEEVFDREHQLNNMKTWALRLGGWVLMFLGVSLSTRILYTLVDWVPVLRELVSAELKIFALCVSCSLSLLTIAAGWIFYLPLLGGMITLLALLPLLLAHARAPSKKNQ, translated from the exons ATGACGGAAACA TTCTCAGGTGAGCAGCACACGCGCGTTCACGCGGACCGGTCCCCCGGGTTCCTGGAGCGTCTGAGCGCGAGCACCGGCGGCGTGATCGCGGGCGTCTGTCTGTTCGCGCTGTCGTTCTACGTGCTCTTCACGAATGAG GGGCGCGCTGTGCGCACGGCCTCGGCTCTGGATGAGGGTCTCAAACAGGTCGTGTCTCTTCATACGGATGTGACGTTGGACCCCCAGAATGACGGGCGTCTGGTTCACCTGTCCGGGCCGCTGCGGACCGCCCAG CCGCTGTACGACCCGAACTACAGTGTGACGGTGCAGGCAGTGAAGCTGAAGAGACAGGTGGAGATGTACCAGTGGGTGGAGTACAGCGAGAGCAG GGACTATGAGGAGAACGGAGAGAAGAAGACTGAaaccacatacacataca ACACTgagtggaggtcaaaggtcatcagCAGCAGGCACTTTGATAAGGAGGTCGGTCATATGAACCCCAG CGCGATGGCGGTGGAGAGCGTGACGGTCGTGGCTCCAGACGTCTGGGTCGGGAACCTCTTCCTGTCTAAAG GGCTGGTGGAGCAGATCAATGACTTCCACACACTGAGTCTCCAAGGACTTCCTGTTCCTGTGATGAACAACTTCCTGACGGTGTACGACGATTACTTTTACCACACGACAAACCCTCGACGTCCAGAG GTTGGAGACGTGCGCATTCGTTTCACTTACGCTGGTCTGAGTGGTGATGGAGTCTATCCTGGCCCCGCCCACAAG GTGAGTGTGGTGGCGATGCAGCGGGGCGATCAGCTCAAGCCCTTCAGGACGCGATCCGGAGACGTACTGGAGATCCTCTACATGGGCGATCTGTCAGCAGAG GAGGTGTTTGACAGAGAACATCAGCTGAACAACATGAAGACCTGGGCACTGAGGCTTGGCGGCTGGGTGCTCATGTTTCTGGGCGTCAGTCTGAGCACACGGATCTTATACACACTGG TGGACTGGGTTCCTGTATTGAGGGAGCTGGTGTCAGCGGAGCTGAAGATCTTCGCGCTCTGCGTCTCGTGTTCGCTGTCTCTGCTCACCATCGCCGCAGGATGGATCTTCTATCTCCCACTGCTGGGTGGGATGATCACGTTGCTCGCACTCCTGCCGCTTCTCCTTGCACACGCCAGAGCCCCGTCCAAGAAAAACCAATGA